A region from the Ammospiza caudacuta isolate bAmmCau1 chromosome 4, bAmmCau1.pri, whole genome shotgun sequence genome encodes:
- the ENPEP gene encoding glutamyl aminopeptidase isoform X2 — translation MEGMDFEDEKSKRYCMKKKHVAIICGVVVVVGLAVGLGVGLSRPKASQATEQQPTPDQTTTTTTTTTTTATTTTTTTEQPPPPVDLGPCPSKNDDTGDWREFRLPTYVKPVHYDLEIKPEMEQDTYSGTVSISIFLEKPTSSLWLHLRDTKVTEIPTLRKSSGQQIALNDCFEYKPQEYIVMKAAAELPVTGENDPYVLTLKFQGWLNGSLVGFYRTTYTENGQIKSIAATDHEPTDARKSFPCFDEPNKKATYTISIIHPDVYQALSNMPVQQTVQVGDGWNRTTFEKSVPMSTYLVCFAVHQFTWVERTSASGKPLRVYAQPQQIHTAEYAANVTKTVFDFFEEYFNLSYSLPKLDKIAIPDFGTGAMENWGLITYRETNLLYDPAESATSNKQRVAAVIAHELVHQWFGNIVTMDWWDDLWLNEGFASYFEFLGVNATEPDWKMPEQVLIDDVLPVLMDDSLLSSHPIVANVSSPAEITSVFDGISYSKGASILRMIQDWITPELFQKGCQAYLKKYPFQNAKTEQFWEALEEASNKPVKEVMDTWTRQMGYPVLEMGDNSVFTQKRFLLDPSANASHPPSDLGYKWNIPVKFKRGDTSNYTFYNASDSTGIQIPSSTDTFVNVNPDHIGFFRVNYDSQNWASLSNLLLQNHIMFSPADRAGILDDAFSLARLLRASVLDFACSMNDSESLNNASQLFNRWLQGETIPANLRLIVYRYGMQNSGNETSWNYMFDKYQETSLAQEKEKLLYGLASVRNITLLDRYLKYIYNTSLIKSQDVFTVLRYISYNTYGKTMAWDWIRLNWQYLVDRFTINDRYLGRIVTIAQTFNTELQLWQVENFFEKYPNAGAGEMPRSQTLEQVKSNIEWLKENKEEIQSWLKSTVGLQSLTL, via the exons ATGGAGGGCATGGATTTTGAGGATGAGAAGTCCAAGAGGTACTGCATGAAGAAAAAGCATGTGGCTATCATCTGTGGAGTCGTGGTTGTTGTAGGACTTGCTGTGGGGCTTGGTGTGGGATTGAGCAGACCTAAAGCTTCACAGGCAACAGAGCAACAACCAACACCAGATCAGACGACAACAACGACAACAACAACGACAACAACGGCAACTACAACAACTACAACAACGGAACAGCCTCCTCCCCCAGTGGATTTGGGTCCCTGTCCTTCCAAGAATGATGACACTGGAGACTGGAGAGAGTTTAGGCTGCCCACTTATGTCAAGCCTGTCCACTATGATCTGGAAATCAAGCCTGAAATGGAGCAAGACACTTACAGTGGGACAGTCAGTATATCTATATTTTTGGAAAAACCAACCAGCTCCCTGTGGCTTCACCTGCGAGATACCAAGGTTACAGAAATACCCACACTCCGGAAATCCTCAGGACAGCAGATTGCTCTGAATGACTGCTTTGAGTACAAGCCACAAGAATACATTGTgatgaaggcagcagcagagctccctgtcACTGGTGAAAATGATCCCTATGTGCTCACCCTGAAGTTTCAAGGCTGGCTGAATGGTTCGCTGGTTGGGTTTTATAGGACCACCTATACTGAGAATGGACAGATCAA GAGCATTGCAGCTACTGATCATGAGCCAACAGATGCGCGGAAATCATTTCCCTGCTTTGACGAGCCAAACAAAAAGGCAACTTACACCatatccatcatccatccagaTGTGTACCAAGCACTTTCAAACATGCCAGTACAG CAAACTGTACAGGTTGGTGATGGCTGGAATCGAACAACTTTTGAGAAGTCAGTCCCCATGAGTACTTACTTGGTATGCTTTGCAGTGCACCAGTTTACCTGGGTAGAGAGAACATCTGCAAGTGGAAAACCT CTGAGAGTTTACGCCCAGCCACAGCAAATACACACGGCAGAATATGCAGCAAATGTAACAAAAACTGTATTCGACTTCTTTGAAGAGTACTTTAATTTGAGCTACTCTCTTCCAAAACTGG ATAAAATAGCTATTCCAGATTTTGGGACGGGTGCTATGGAGAACTGGGGGCTGATCACATACCGAGAAACAAACCTGCTGTATGATCCTGCGGAGTCAGCCACATCCAACAAGCAGAGAGTAGCTGCTGTGATAGCCCATGAGCTCGTTCATCAG TGGTTTGGAAATATTGTGACCATGGACTGGTGGGATGACTTGTGGCTAAATGAAGGATTTGCCAGTTATTTTGAGTTCCTGGGAGTAAATGCAACAGAACCAGATTGGAAAATG CCTGAACAGGTTTTAATTGACGATGTGCTTCCTGTACTGATGGATGACTCTTTGCTCTCTTCGCACCCAATTGTAGCCAATGTGTCATCTCCAGCTGAAATCACCTCTGTGTTTGATGGGATATCCTACAGTAAG GGTGCATCAATCCTCAGAATGATTCAAGACTGGATTACACCAGAGCTCTTCCAGAAAGGCTGTCAG GCATATTTGAAGAAATACCCTTTCCAGAATGCCAAGACAGAACAATTCTGGGAAGCTCTGGAAGAG GCAAGTAATAAACCTGTGAAGGAAGTCATGGACACCTGGACTAGGCAGATGGGCTACCCTGTTTTGGAGATGGGAGATAATTCAGTATTCACACAGAAACGTTTTCTTTTGGATCCCAGTGCAAATGCTTCTCATCCTCCTTCTGATCTTGG ttaCAAATGGAATATACCAGTCAAATTTAAGCGTGGTGATACATCAAATTATACTTTCTACAATGCATCAGATTCTACAG GAATTCAAATACCATCTTCTACTGATACTTTTGTGAATGTTAATCCAGACCACATTGGATTCTTCCGGGTGAATTATGATAGTCAAAACTGGGCCAGCTTAAGCAATCTTCTGCTCCAAAACCACATA ATGTTTTCACCTGCTGATCGCGCAGGGATTTTGGATGACGCTTTTTCTTTAGCGAG GCTTCTTCGTGCATCTGTTCTAGACTTCGCCTGCAGTATGAATGACTCAGAATCTTTGAACAACGCTTCTCAGCTTTTCAATAGGTGGTTACAAGGAGAAAC tatTCCTGCAAATCTCCGACTTATAGTATATCGCTATGGGATGCAGAACTCAGGCAATGAGACATCATGGAATTACATGTTCGACAAATACCAAGAAACTTCATTAgcccaagaaaaagaaaagttgctaTATGGCCTGGCATCAGTGAGGAACATCACCCTTTTGGACAG ATATCTGAAGTATATTTACAACACCAGCCTCATCAAAAGCCAAGATGTGTTCACGGTCCTGAGATACATCTCATATAACACCTATGGGAAAACAATGGCCTGGGACTGGATACGACTGAACTGGCAGTACTTAGTTGACAG ATTCACTATAAATGACAGATATCTTGGTCGAATAGTAACTATTGCCCAAACCTTCAACACTGAGCTCCAGCTTTGGCAG gtggaaaatttctttgaaaaatatcCTAATGCTGGGGCAGGAGAAATGCCCAGGAGTCAGACACTGGAGCAAGTGAAGAGCAACATCGAatggctgaaagaaaataaggagGAAATACAATCATGGCTGAAAAGCACAGTAGGGCTTCAAAGTCTTACTTTGTGA
- the ENPEP gene encoding glutamyl aminopeptidase isoform X1, with protein MEGMDFEDEKSKRYCMKKKHVAIICGVVVVVGLAVGLGVGLSRPKASQATEQQPTPDQTTTTTTTTTTTATTTTTTTEQPPPPVDLGPCPSKNDDTGDWREFRLPTYVKPVHYDLEIKPEMEQDTYSGTVSISIFLEKPTSSLWLHLRDTKVTEIPTLRKSSGQQIALNDCFEYKPQEYIVMKAAAELPVTGENDPYVLTLKFQGWLNGSLVGFYRTTYTENGQIKSIAATDHEPTDARKSFPCFDEPNKKATYTISIIHPDVYQALSNMPVQQTVQVGDGWNRTTFEKSVPMSTYLVCFAVHQFTWVERTSASGKPLRVYAQPQQIHTAEYAANVTKTVFDFFEEYFNLSYSLPKLDKIAIPDFGTGAMENWGLITYRETNLLYDPAESATSNKQRVAAVIAHELVHQWFGNIVTMDWWDDLWLNEGFASYFEFLGVNATEPDWKMPEQVLIDDVLPVLMDDSLLSSHPIVANVSSPAEITSVFDGISYSKGASILRMIQDWITPELFQKGCQAYLKKYPFQNAKTEQFWEALEEASNKPVKEVMDTWTRQMGYPVLEMGDNSVFTQKRFLLDPSANASHPPSDLGYKWNIPVKFKRGDTSNYTFYNASDSTGIQIPSSTDTFVNVNPDHIGFFRVNYDSQNWASLSNLLLQNHIMFSPADRAGILDDAFSLARPGLVSYTVPLELTKYLGKETDYLPWNRAISAVTYLANMLEDDQTLYPLFQQYFRNLVKPTVEVLGWEDSGEHLQRLLRASVLDFACSMNDSESLNNASQLFNRWLQGETIPANLRLIVYRYGMQNSGNETSWNYMFDKYQETSLAQEKEKLLYGLASVRNITLLDRYLKYIYNTSLIKSQDVFTVLRYISYNTYGKTMAWDWIRLNWQYLVDRFTINDRYLGRIVTIAQTFNTELQLWQVENFFEKYPNAGAGEMPRSQTLEQVKSNIEWLKENKEEIQSWLKSTVGLQSLTL; from the exons ATGGAGGGCATGGATTTTGAGGATGAGAAGTCCAAGAGGTACTGCATGAAGAAAAAGCATGTGGCTATCATCTGTGGAGTCGTGGTTGTTGTAGGACTTGCTGTGGGGCTTGGTGTGGGATTGAGCAGACCTAAAGCTTCACAGGCAACAGAGCAACAACCAACACCAGATCAGACGACAACAACGACAACAACAACGACAACAACGGCAACTACAACAACTACAACAACGGAACAGCCTCCTCCCCCAGTGGATTTGGGTCCCTGTCCTTCCAAGAATGATGACACTGGAGACTGGAGAGAGTTTAGGCTGCCCACTTATGTCAAGCCTGTCCACTATGATCTGGAAATCAAGCCTGAAATGGAGCAAGACACTTACAGTGGGACAGTCAGTATATCTATATTTTTGGAAAAACCAACCAGCTCCCTGTGGCTTCACCTGCGAGATACCAAGGTTACAGAAATACCCACACTCCGGAAATCCTCAGGACAGCAGATTGCTCTGAATGACTGCTTTGAGTACAAGCCACAAGAATACATTGTgatgaaggcagcagcagagctccctgtcACTGGTGAAAATGATCCCTATGTGCTCACCCTGAAGTTTCAAGGCTGGCTGAATGGTTCGCTGGTTGGGTTTTATAGGACCACCTATACTGAGAATGGACAGATCAA GAGCATTGCAGCTACTGATCATGAGCCAACAGATGCGCGGAAATCATTTCCCTGCTTTGACGAGCCAAACAAAAAGGCAACTTACACCatatccatcatccatccagaTGTGTACCAAGCACTTTCAAACATGCCAGTACAG CAAACTGTACAGGTTGGTGATGGCTGGAATCGAACAACTTTTGAGAAGTCAGTCCCCATGAGTACTTACTTGGTATGCTTTGCAGTGCACCAGTTTACCTGGGTAGAGAGAACATCTGCAAGTGGAAAACCT CTGAGAGTTTACGCCCAGCCACAGCAAATACACACGGCAGAATATGCAGCAAATGTAACAAAAACTGTATTCGACTTCTTTGAAGAGTACTTTAATTTGAGCTACTCTCTTCCAAAACTGG ATAAAATAGCTATTCCAGATTTTGGGACGGGTGCTATGGAGAACTGGGGGCTGATCACATACCGAGAAACAAACCTGCTGTATGATCCTGCGGAGTCAGCCACATCCAACAAGCAGAGAGTAGCTGCTGTGATAGCCCATGAGCTCGTTCATCAG TGGTTTGGAAATATTGTGACCATGGACTGGTGGGATGACTTGTGGCTAAATGAAGGATTTGCCAGTTATTTTGAGTTCCTGGGAGTAAATGCAACAGAACCAGATTGGAAAATG CCTGAACAGGTTTTAATTGACGATGTGCTTCCTGTACTGATGGATGACTCTTTGCTCTCTTCGCACCCAATTGTAGCCAATGTGTCATCTCCAGCTGAAATCACCTCTGTGTTTGATGGGATATCCTACAGTAAG GGTGCATCAATCCTCAGAATGATTCAAGACTGGATTACACCAGAGCTCTTCCAGAAAGGCTGTCAG GCATATTTGAAGAAATACCCTTTCCAGAATGCCAAGACAGAACAATTCTGGGAAGCTCTGGAAGAG GCAAGTAATAAACCTGTGAAGGAAGTCATGGACACCTGGACTAGGCAGATGGGCTACCCTGTTTTGGAGATGGGAGATAATTCAGTATTCACACAGAAACGTTTTCTTTTGGATCCCAGTGCAAATGCTTCTCATCCTCCTTCTGATCTTGG ttaCAAATGGAATATACCAGTCAAATTTAAGCGTGGTGATACATCAAATTATACTTTCTACAATGCATCAGATTCTACAG GAATTCAAATACCATCTTCTACTGATACTTTTGTGAATGTTAATCCAGACCACATTGGATTCTTCCGGGTGAATTATGATAGTCAAAACTGGGCCAGCTTAAGCAATCTTCTGCTCCAAAACCACATA ATGTTTTCACCTGCTGATCGCGCAGGGATTTTGGATGACGCTTTTTCTTTAGCGAG ACCTGGACTTGTGAGTTACACTGTTCCCCTGGAACTCACAAAATACCTAGGAAAGGAAACAGATTATTTGCCTTGGAATAGAGCTATATCAGCTGTAACTTACCTTGCAAACATGCTCGAAGATGATCAAACTCTCTATCCCCTGTTTCAG CAATATTTTCGCAATCTGGTAAAACCAACTGTGGAAGTACTGGGCTGGGAGGATTCTGGAGAGCATTTGCAGAG GCTTCTTCGTGCATCTGTTCTAGACTTCGCCTGCAGTATGAATGACTCAGAATCTTTGAACAACGCTTCTCAGCTTTTCAATAGGTGGTTACAAGGAGAAAC tatTCCTGCAAATCTCCGACTTATAGTATATCGCTATGGGATGCAGAACTCAGGCAATGAGACATCATGGAATTACATGTTCGACAAATACCAAGAAACTTCATTAgcccaagaaaaagaaaagttgctaTATGGCCTGGCATCAGTGAGGAACATCACCCTTTTGGACAG ATATCTGAAGTATATTTACAACACCAGCCTCATCAAAAGCCAAGATGTGTTCACGGTCCTGAGATACATCTCATATAACACCTATGGGAAAACAATGGCCTGGGACTGGATACGACTGAACTGGCAGTACTTAGTTGACAG ATTCACTATAAATGACAGATATCTTGGTCGAATAGTAACTATTGCCCAAACCTTCAACACTGAGCTCCAGCTTTGGCAG gtggaaaatttctttgaaaaatatcCTAATGCTGGGGCAGGAGAAATGCCCAGGAGTCAGACACTGGAGCAAGTGAAGAGCAACATCGAatggctgaaagaaaataaggagGAAATACAATCATGGCTGAAAAGCACAGTAGGGCTTCAAAGTCTTACTTTGTGA